One Xenopus tropicalis strain Nigerian chromosome 8, UCB_Xtro_10.0, whole genome shotgun sequence genomic window carries:
- the LOC101731637 gene encoding serine/threonine-protein kinase N2 translates to MFRRFFKRIRKIFRRKKVHPTTCIETESSSPDVAAPQEFSVTEHVTQGKDFFVEELKVENLIESPVQVLTDEAIEEPIESLIDELNDEKEDKNSVATLLVDMEKEPHATYIIVKEAVECLDTLQYPDPECPQSASPAEVFMQDEENVVEDFETQDKNDEKEIADSDSEDDRSSLLDCSSESSGDSISSGSSEMEPPMISVTVRPKLPQETEKPPDSPEPLDSSERSLDSSPRYYYLEDSHEYKSQGEDSNGLDVQTERQRPKYYINRIEKSSDSSERAHCLEMALPAIHQSELARTPSKSRTEDYNILSVLGEGSFGQVFLAEHKHSKKKFAIKAIPKNVYDEQATQKIETEKKILQLVKKEKAPFLIGLDTYFVTNYNECLVMEYASGGDLRLLMDKYDLPLKCSIFYAACIVQGLKFLHENNIVHRDLKPENILLDKRGYPRITDYGISKTGIGFEDQIYGRCGTRPYMAPEIFKESHYTRSVDWWALGVIIYEMILRKLPFDGDSGCEIRLKIMFERPNYPPTLPAYVRDILQGLLNKNPALRLGSTVEGAHAVMERPFFFGMKWEALRRKEIKPMFIMNYTE, encoded by the exons GAGTCCAGTAGCCCAGATGTTGCTGCACCCCAGGAGTTTAGTGTAACAGAACATGTTACACAGGGGAAGGACTTCTTTGTTGAAGAATTGAAAGTTGAAAATCTCATTGAATCTCCAGTTCAAGTATTGACCGATGAGGCAATAGAAGAGCCCATCGAGAGTCTGATTGATGAACTGAATGATGAGAAAGAGGACAAAAATTCTGTTGCAACTCTATTAGTGGATATGGAGAAAGAACCACATGCAACATATATAATAGTGAAAGAAGCTGTGGAATGTCTAG ATACTTTACAGTATCCAGATCCAGAATGTCCTCAAAGTGCTTCTCCTGCAGAGGTTTTTATGCAGGACGAGGAAAATGTAGTTGAAGATTTCGAGACCCAAGATAAAAATGAT GAGAAGGAAATTGCTGATTCAGATTCAGAAGATGATAGGTCCAGTCTTCTGGATTGTTCTTCT GAGTCCAGCGGAGACAGCATTTCCAGTGGTTCAAGTGAAATGGAACCACCTATGATAAGTGTCACAGTGAGACCAAAATTACCACAAGAAACTGAGAAACCACCAG ATTCTCCAGAGCCACTAGATAGCTCAGAAAGATCACTTGACTCTTCACCAAGATATTATTATTTGGAAGATTCACATGAGTACAAGAGTCAAGGGGAG GACTCCAATGGTTTGGATGTACAGACTGAAAGGCAAAGACCAAAGTACTACATAAATAGAATCGAGAAATCCTCAG ATTCTTCAGAGCGAGCACATTGCCTTGAAATGGCATTACCAGCTATACATCAAAGTGAG TTGGCCAGAACTCCTTCCAAATCTAGAACAGAAGACTATAACATCCTTAGTGTGCTGGGAGAAGGATCTTTTGGACAG GTGTTTCTGGCAGAGCACAAACATTCAAAGAAGAAATTTGCGATTAAGGCTATACCAAAGAATGTATATGACGAACAAGCCACTCAAAA aatTGAGACAGAAAAGAAGATATTGCAATTGGTAAAGAAGGAAAAAGCTCCATTCCTGATTGGCTTAGACACTTACTTTGTGACAAACTACAATGAGTGTTTGGTTATGGAATATGCCTCAGGAGGTGACCTAAGGTTACTTATGGACAAGTATGACCTGCCACTGAAATGCAGCAT ATTTTATGCAGCCTGCATTGTGCAAGGACTGAAATTTCTGCATGAAAACAACATTGTCCATAG AGATTTGAAGCCTGAAAACATTTTGTTGGATAAGAGAGGATATCCCAGAATTACAGACTATGGAATTAGCAAAACTG gaaTAGGTTTTGAGGATCAAATTTATGGCCGATGCGGCACTCGCCCATATATGGCCCCTGAAATATTCAAAGAATCTCACTATACCAGATCGGTGGACTGGTGGGCCTTAGGTGTCATCATTTATGAGATGATACTTAGAAAG TTGCCATTTGATGGAGACAGTGGTTGTGAGATTCgtttaaaaattatgtttgaaAGGCCAAACTATCCacctaccctgcctgcgtatgTCCGTGATATACTACAAGGA ctgctgaataaaaatccCGCACTGCGCCTGGGATCGACTGTAGAAGGAGCGCACGCGGTTATGGAACGACCATTCTTCTTT GGAATGAAATGGGAGGCTTTAAGGAGGAAAGAAATCAAGCCTATGTTTATTATGAATTACACTGAATAA